The Fibrobacter sp. UWB2 genome window below encodes:
- the epsC gene encoding serine O-acetyltransferase EpsC produces the protein MHELIQESEVEKAVQIIFDDYNRGKHIDNIDIYNRPDQAEIQTILQNLIRVVYPGHFRDRSHKIYNPKNSFAVLIEDTFYHLHKQVAIALDYCKLRGSMTSDERKIESYRICKEFFAKIPQIREFLETDLHAAYDGDPAAGCLDEIILAYPGLMATTIYRIAHELYLLHVPVLPRLMTEYAHSKTGIDIHPGATIGKYFFIDHGTGIVIGETAVIGKNVKIYQGVTLGALSTRGGQKLSGKKRHPTIQDNVTIYAGASILGGDTVVGENAIIGGNAFITRSIEANTRVSLKNLEMDYVSTTNSKHKTEELQQSDEWYYII, from the coding sequence ATGCACGAATTAATCCAAGAATCTGAAGTTGAAAAAGCCGTACAAATTATTTTTGACGATTACAATCGCGGCAAGCATATCGACAATATCGATATTTACAATCGACCCGACCAAGCCGAGATCCAGACGATTTTGCAAAATCTGATTCGAGTCGTTTACCCCGGACACTTCAGAGATCGTTCGCATAAGATTTACAACCCTAAAAATAGCTTTGCAGTTCTTATCGAAGATACGTTTTACCACCTCCACAAACAGGTGGCAATTGCGCTAGATTACTGCAAATTGCGCGGTTCCATGACCTCGGACGAGCGCAAAATCGAAAGCTATAGAATCTGTAAGGAATTTTTCGCCAAGATTCCGCAAATCCGCGAATTCCTGGAAACCGATTTACACGCCGCTTATGACGGCGATCCCGCTGCCGGTTGCCTTGACGAGATTATCCTCGCCTACCCCGGCCTCATGGCGACAACCATTTACCGTATCGCCCACGAACTTTATCTTTTGCACGTTCCGGTTCTCCCGCGACTCATGACCGAATATGCCCATTCCAAAACGGGCATCGACATCCATCCGGGTGCAACCATCGGCAAATACTTCTTTATCGATCACGGCACAGGCATCGTGATTGGCGAAACCGCAGTCATCGGCAAGAACGTCAAGATTTACCAAGGCGTCACGCTCGGCGCACTTTCAACTCGCGGCGGACAAAAGCTCTCCGGCAAAAAGCGTCACCCCACCATTCAAGACAACGTCACTATTTACGCGGGAGCCTCCATTCTCGGCGGAGATACCGTTGTTGGCGAAAACGCAATTATCGGCGGCAACGCCTTCATCACGCGATCCATCGAGGCCAACACTCGCGTCAGCCTCAAGAATCTTGAAATGGATTACGTTTCAACCACCAATAGCAAGCACAAGACAGAAGAACTCCAGCAAAGCGACGAGTGGTATTACATTATTTAG
- a CDS encoding cysteine desulfurase, with translation MTTNNPETRSLEELAGVPNAAELEQLANAYFPDLTDSAYAATPAAPEAQNASAAQGVSAAQGAAAISQTPAFDWEHPFATYGDQPTSSAPFAYGGSSTDTWLNTVEAPAVPESQFASQLSDIPTAPAPAQGYSPKVVSKTQAAEASRQIDAPTSLGGDSVKTGSANSGANSRNDSIRIGSKTLAQIRSDFPILSKQINGHPLVWLDNGATTQRPQVVIDRLKYYYENENSNVHRGAHTLAAASTDAYENARNIVRDFIGAPSSQEVVFVRGTTEAINLVANAYVKPTLQPGDEIIVSILEHHANIVPWQLIAEETGAIIKVIPCDSTGQLKLHDYEALFTKRTKFVSVTHVSNVLGTVTPIEELIAIAHRHGVRILIDGAQSIAHIPVNVAALDADFFVFSGHKVFAPTGIGVVYGKKELLEAARPYHGGGNMIADVTFERTIYNGIPNKFEAGTGSIADAVGLGAALQYLSEIGMPCVFRWEHELLQYGLKELKTVKGIHLVGTALNKASALAFKLDGYSDEEVGKRLDAYGVAVRTGHHCAQPILRHFGYESTVRPTLALYNSPDDIDALVRALKTFA, from the coding sequence ATGACTACGAATAATCCAGAAACCAGATCGCTGGAAGAACTCGCCGGAGTTCCCAATGCGGCTGAACTGGAGCAATTGGCAAATGCGTATTTTCCGGATTTGACGGATAGCGCATATGCAGCAACCCCCGCCGCTCCCGAAGCGCAGAATGCATCTGCCGCTCAGGGCGTCAGTGCAGCTCAGGGTGCCGCAGCCATCAGCCAGACTCCAGCCTTCGACTGGGAACACCCCTTTGCGACCTATGGCGACCAGCCGACATCCTCGGCTCCGTTTGCCTATGGCGGAAGTTCTACAGACACCTGGCTCAACACGGTTGAAGCTCCTGCGGTTCCCGAATCGCAGTTTGCATCGCAGCTGAGCGATATTCCGACAGCCCCCGCACCGGCTCAGGGTTACTCCCCGAAGGTCGTGTCCAAGACGCAGGCTGCCGAAGCTAGCCGCCAGATCGATGCACCGACTTCTCTCGGTGGCGATTCCGTGAAGACGGGTTCTGCAAACAGCGGCGCAAATTCTCGCAACGATTCCATCCGCATCGGTTCCAAGACGCTTGCCCAGATCCGTTCTGACTTCCCGATTCTTTCGAAGCAGATCAACGGCCATCCGCTCGTTTGGCTCGATAACGGTGCAACGACGCAGCGCCCGCAGGTCGTCATTGACCGCCTCAAGTACTACTACGAAAACGAAAACTCCAACGTGCACCGTGGCGCACACACACTCGCGGCCGCATCGACTGACGCCTACGAAAACGCACGCAACATTGTTCGTGACTTTATCGGCGCTCCGTCTTCTCAGGAAGTTGTTTTCGTTCGCGGTACGACCGAAGCCATTAACTTGGTTGCAAACGCCTACGTGAAGCCGACGCTCCAGCCGGGTGACGAAATCATCGTCTCCATTTTGGAACACCACGCCAACATCGTGCCGTGGCAGCTCATTGCCGAAGAAACTGGCGCGATTATCAAGGTGATTCCGTGCGATTCTACCGGTCAGCTCAAGCTCCATGATTACGAAGCTTTGTTCACGAAGCGCACCAAGTTCGTTTCCGTGACGCATGTTTCAAACGTGCTCGGCACTGTGACCCCGATTGAAGAACTCATTGCCATTGCTCATAGACACGGCGTGAGAATCCTCATTGACGGTGCTCAGTCCATCGCTCACATCCCGGTAAACGTTGCAGCCCTCGACGCAGACTTCTTCGTGTTCTCTGGACACAAGGTGTTCGCTCCGACCGGCATCGGCGTTGTCTATGGCAAGAAGGAATTGCTCGAAGCGGCAAGACCTTACCATGGCGGCGGCAACATGATTGCGGACGTAACGTTTGAACGCACAATTTACAACGGAATTCCGAACAAGTTCGAAGCTGGTACCGGAAGCATCGCCGACGCTGTTGGCTTGGGTGCAGCTCTCCAGTACCTCTCCGAAATCGGGATGCCGTGCGTATTCCGCTGGGAACATGAACTGTTGCAGTACGGCCTCAAGGAATTGAAGACTGTCAAGGGAATTCACCTTGTAGGAACCGCACTCAACAAGGCTTCTGCGCTTGCCTTCAAGCTCGACGGTTATTCCGACGAAGAAGTGGGCAAGAGACTCGACGCATACGGCGTTGCCGTTCGCACCGGGCATCACTGCGCTCAGCCAATTCTCCGCCATTTCGGCTACGAAAGTACCGTGCGACCCACTCTCGCATTGTACAACTCACCGGATGACATCGACGCCCTCGTAAGAGCGTTGAAGACATTCGCGTAA
- a CDS encoding M67 family metallopeptidase: protein MITISKDDYQKILEHAQKNLPEEACGLIAGKIEGNDKHIEKVYLLTNIDHSNEHFSLDPKEHLAAIKDMRQNGLSPLGNWHSHPESPSRPSQEDKRLAFDSKASYLILSLMDRENPVLNSFHIEGDNASNEGLVIG from the coding sequence ATGATTACAATTTCAAAAGATGATTATCAAAAAATCCTGGAGCATGCCCAGAAGAACCTCCCCGAAGAGGCTTGCGGGCTGATAGCCGGGAAAATTGAGGGGAACGACAAGCATATTGAAAAGGTTTACCTGCTCACGAACATAGACCATTCCAATGAGCACTTTTCGCTTGACCCCAAAGAACACTTAGCCGCCATCAAGGACATGCGCCAAAACGGCCTATCCCCGCTTGGCAACTGGCATTCCCACCCCGAGTCCCCGTCGCGCCCGTCGCAAGAAGACAAGCGCCTCGCTTTCGACAGCAAGGCTAGCTACTTGATTCTTTCGCTGATGGATCGTGAAAATCCGGTGCTCAATTCGTTCCATATCGAAGGCGACAATGCCTCGAACGAAGGCTTGGTAATCGGGTAA
- a CDS encoding polysaccharide lyase family 1 protein, producing MNYLFSKSIGVAATFAALAVTTAAVPAFAVTSPDFPMAGFATQNGGTTGGKGYSEVTVDNVNDLKSYAKAGNKIIYVKPGTYMGPVEVGSNVTIYGYQGAIIAQPASGSAMKLSGSKNVIIRNLKFKGVGAHDDDDEDCLQVNHESKNVWIDHVDVYDGHDGNLDITNASDYVTISWTKFSYTSASTGHQFSNLIGNSKTKTSDRGHLNVTIHHTWWADGVVERMPRVRFGKVHVANNLFDSKNASYCVRAAVEADIRIERNVFIGVQKALDLYTSDGTITAAQMIENYEENVKKKQDGTGTAFKPSYSMSLTDVSTQAKAYALRDSIKLYAGATLPDPGKSQTVTPASSSSEAASSSSVAVSSSSVAVSSSSVAKSSSSVAQSSSSQAVSSSSQGEVVSGTATLTKHGSGSAKQEVKQGESIEEFYFTVAGATGATVTGLPDGVVGTMKGTDFYISGTVAQNAAVGAYNFTVTTTGATTNATKNGTIMVVGANGAVAESSSSSVESSSSKVDSSSSSEQGTTSLNVATVAPHFNVTVDGRVLTVQGATQAAYLLDAQGRLITKVQSLGRESLITVPRAGMYLLRVGHETRRITVR from the coding sequence ATGAATTATTTGTTCTCTAAATCGATTGGTGTTGCCGCTACTTTTGCGGCTTTGGCTGTCACAACGGCTGCTGTTCCTGCGTTTGCGGTGACATCGCCTGATTTTCCGATGGCGGGTTTTGCCACGCAGAATGGTGGCACTACGGGCGGCAAGGGCTACTCCGAGGTTACGGTCGACAACGTGAACGACCTCAAGAGCTACGCCAAGGCGGGCAACAAGATTATCTACGTGAAGCCGGGTACGTACATGGGTCCGGTGGAAGTCGGTAGCAACGTGACGATTTACGGCTACCAGGGCGCCATCATTGCGCAGCCCGCTTCGGGTAGCGCCATGAAACTGAGCGGCTCGAAGAACGTCATCATCCGCAACCTGAAATTCAAGGGTGTGGGTGCGCACGATGACGATGATGAAGATTGTCTCCAAGTGAATCACGAATCCAAGAATGTGTGGATTGACCATGTCGACGTGTATGACGGTCACGACGGTAACCTGGACATTACCAATGCTTCGGACTACGTGACGATTTCTTGGACCAAGTTCAGCTATACCTCTGCATCGACAGGTCACCAGTTCAGCAACTTGATTGGCAACAGCAAGACAAAGACGAGCGACCGTGGGCACCTAAATGTCACGATTCACCATACGTGGTGGGCTGACGGCGTGGTGGAACGCATGCCGCGTGTGCGTTTTGGCAAGGTACATGTGGCGAACAACCTCTTCGATAGCAAGAATGCGAGCTATTGCGTGCGTGCAGCAGTCGAGGCTGATATCCGCATTGAAAGGAACGTGTTTATCGGTGTGCAGAAGGCGCTTGACCTTTACACGAGCGATGGTACCATTACGGCGGCGCAAATGATTGAAAATTACGAAGAGAACGTGAAGAAGAAGCAGGACGGTACGGGTACGGCGTTCAAGCCGAGCTATTCCATGAGCCTGACCGATGTGAGTACGCAGGCAAAGGCTTATGCCCTTCGTGATTCTATTAAGCTGTATGCAGGTGCAACGCTCCCTGATCCGGGAAAATCTCAAACGGTAACGCCCGCATCTTCTTCAAGCGAAGCAGCGTCTAGTTCCAGCGTGGCTGTGTCTAGTTCAAGTGTCGCGGTGTCTAGCTCCAGCGTCGCAAAGTCCAGCAGCAGTGTCGCGCAGTCCAGCTCCTCGCAGGCTGTATCTAGTTCCTCGCAGGGGGAGGTTGTTTCTGGAACGGCGACGCTTACTAAGCACGGCTCGGGTAGCGCCAAGCAAGAAGTCAAGCAAGGTGAATCTATCGAAGAATTCTACTTTACTGTCGCTGGCGCCACGGGTGCGACTGTTACGGGACTGCCTGATGGTGTTGTTGGAACAATGAAGGGAACTGATTTTTACATCTCAGGTACGGTCGCTCAAAATGCTGCTGTGGGGGCGTACAACTTTACCGTAACGACAACTGGGGCTACGACAAATGCGACCAAGAACGGAACTATTATGGTTGTTGGTGCAAATGGAGCGGTTGCAGAGTCTAGCTCTAGTTCTGTTGAATCAAGTTCTAGCAAAGTTGATTCGAGCTCTAGCTCGGAGCAGGGCACGACTTCGCTGAATGTCGCTACGGTTGCTCCGCATTTCAATGTCACTGTCGACGGTCGTGTGCTTACCGTGCAAGGAGCTACGCAGGCGGCGTATCTCCTGGATGCCCAGGGCAGGCTGATTACAAAAGTTCAGTCCTTGGGTCGCGAAAGCTTGATAACCGTTCCTCGTGCGGGCATGTACCTCTTGCGAGTCGGTCATGAAACGCGACGCATAACTGTTCGATAA
- the thiF gene encoding thiazole biosynthesis adenylyltransferase ThiF, with translation MAFTNEQLERYSRHIILKEVGAKGQKKLLNAKVLVIGAGGLGAPVAMYLAAAGVGTIGIADADVVDLSNLQRQIIHATKDVGKPKVQSAKETMEAMNPDVKVITYHTFVTSENIMDLIKDYDFIIDGTDNFPAKFLINDACVMAKKPFSHAGIIRFQGQLMTYVPGQGPCYRCVFKDPPPKDAVPTCKQAGVIGAMGGVIGSLQAMEAVKYILGVGNLLTGYLLTYNALTMEFRKIKLPTHTKDCAVCGDHPTIDHLIDYEQAVCEMKH, from the coding sequence ATGGCTTTTACTAACGAACAACTCGAACGCTATTCCCGCCACATCATCCTCAAGGAAGTGGGCGCAAAGGGCCAGAAGAAGCTTTTGAACGCCAAGGTGCTTGTCATTGGCGCAGGTGGCCTCGGTGCTCCTGTCGCTATGTACCTCGCCGCCGCAGGCGTTGGCACCATCGGCATTGCCGATGCAGACGTCGTTGACCTTTCCAATTTGCAGCGCCAAATTATCCACGCGACAAAGGACGTGGGCAAGCCCAAGGTGCAGTCTGCCAAGGAAACGATGGAAGCGATGAACCCGGATGTCAAGGTGATTACGTACCACACGTTCGTCACTAGCGAAAACATCATGGACCTCATCAAGGATTACGATTTTATCATTGATGGAACCGACAACTTCCCGGCAAAGTTCCTCATCAACGACGCTTGCGTCATGGCAAAAAAGCCGTTCTCTCACGCGGGCATTATCCGCTTCCAGGGGCAGCTCATGACGTACGTTCCAGGTCAAGGTCCGTGCTACCGCTGCGTCTTCAAGGACCCCCCTCCGAAAGATGCCGTGCCGACTTGCAAGCAAGCAGGCGTGATCGGCGCTATGGGCGGTGTGATTGGTAGCCTCCAGGCAATGGAAGCCGTCAAGTACATTCTCGGTGTCGGCAATTTGCTCACGGGCTACTTGCTCACCTACAATGCGCTCACGATGGAATTCCGCAAGATCAAGCTCCCGACGCATACGAAGGATTGCGCAGTCTGCGGTGACCACCCGACGATCGACCATCTGATCGACTACGAACAAGCCGTCTGCGAGATGAAGCACTAA
- a CDS encoding carbohydrate-binding domain-containing protein encodes MKTLKLSNIVWCAALTLCACGDSSVDSTGVVAPNAAESDSAGETTVVSNPESSSASQSSTTEEVVVEQVASDPVMVSEISGDPVITFTNASVSVSNDNGCIAQNEKTITISCQGNYQLTGSSNDNQIIVNAGSTDNVYLYLNGLQLASASDAPIYVQNANKVFLLLVDGTKNTLEDASTRTKSYTKSNGSSDTTNATIYAKDDLTIKGSGALTVTGNYNNGIHCSNDLRIRDLPEITVKAKNHAIKGKGSVNIEGGYFELTATNGDGIKSDEGDDEGVVTEEKGIVIITGGEFNINAGDDGILAYNYILIADSTSTPLITVNSKGKGIATDNRLYINGGVTSVTSGDDGLHSNMNIYFNGGRTTISAGDDGIHADSTLRISDGSINITKAVEGIEAFYIRAEGGKTATVASDDAWNAAGGSADANSSSGSQWGGRGGPTGMMSGSKGYIIISGGYHYLYAAGNDIDVLDANGTATMSGGVLLLEIGSSGRSSAMFAPGNQGGNQGGSWGGSSSCSTNTAGGLIDTDNGFSINGGVLLGFGSQTEEYPYCTATSYTAGTAYGSSKAAFKPSSSGSMIIYGGEVSSVSQVDVSGMTEVTLPNGMTYYEK; translated from the coding sequence ATGAAAACATTGAAATTATCAAACATCGTTTGGTGCGCTGCTCTAACGCTTTGCGCTTGTGGTGATAGCAGCGTAGATTCTACGGGTGTTGTTGCCCCGAATGCTGCTGAATCAGATTCTGCCGGTGAAACTACGGTGGTCTCTAATCCGGAATCATCTTCGGCTAGTCAAAGCTCTACGACCGAAGAAGTCGTTGTTGAACAAGTGGCTTCGGATCCTGTAATGGTTTCCGAAATTTCTGGTGATCCGGTTATTACTTTTACCAACGCATCCGTTTCGGTCTCGAATGACAATGGTTGCATTGCTCAAAATGAAAAGACCATTACCATCAGCTGCCAAGGAAATTACCAGCTTACCGGCAGTTCGAACGACAACCAAATAATCGTTAACGCTGGGAGTACAGACAATGTTTATCTGTACTTGAATGGTTTGCAACTTGCAAGCGCCTCTGACGCTCCAATTTATGTTCAAAATGCGAACAAGGTATTTTTATTGTTGGTGGATGGGACAAAGAATACTCTTGAAGATGCTTCTACCCGCACGAAATCTTATACAAAGTCTAACGGTTCCAGCGACACGACAAATGCGACTATCTATGCCAAGGATGACTTGACGATTAAGGGTAGCGGCGCGTTGACCGTAACCGGAAACTACAACAACGGAATTCATTGCAGCAACGATTTGCGCATTCGTGACTTGCCCGAAATTACAGTCAAAGCCAAAAATCACGCCATCAAGGGCAAGGGCTCTGTAAATATTGAGGGCGGTTATTTTGAACTGACTGCAACAAATGGCGACGGAATCAAGAGCGACGAGGGCGACGACGAAGGTGTAGTCACGGAAGAAAAGGGAATTGTGATTATTACTGGTGGTGAGTTCAACATCAATGCAGGCGATGATGGCATCCTGGCTTACAACTACATCTTGATTGCGGATTCTACCTCGACACCGCTTATTACCGTAAACAGCAAGGGAAAAGGTATTGCTACGGATAATCGTCTTTACATCAATGGTGGCGTAACAAGCGTGACATCCGGCGATGATGGGCTCCATTCCAACATGAACATTTATTTTAACGGTGGACGCACAACGATTTCTGCGGGCGATGACGGCATCCATGCCGATTCAACATTGCGCATCTCTGATGGTTCCATCAACATCACCAAGGCTGTCGAAGGTATTGAAGCGTTCTACATCAGGGCAGAAGGCGGAAAGACGGCGACGGTTGCAAGCGATGATGCTTGGAATGCGGCGGGAGGCTCGGCTGATGCCAACTCATCGAGTGGTTCTCAGTGGGGTGGCCGCGGCGGCCCGACTGGCATGATGAGCGGCTCCAAGGGTTATATCATTATCAGTGGCGGTTACCATTACCTCTATGCGGCGGGTAACGATATTGATGTGCTTGATGCCAATGGAACGGCAACAATGAGCGGAGGCGTTTTGCTCCTTGAAATCGGTTCTAGTGGAAGGTCTAGCGCAATGTTTGCTCCAGGAAATCAGGGCGGTAATCAGGGCGGAAGCTGGGGCGGCTCTAGCTCTTGCTCCACGAATACGGCTGGCGGACTTATTGACACGGATAATGGATTTAGCATCAATGGTGGCGTGTTGCTTGGTTTCGGAAGTCAAACCGAAGAGTATCCTTATTGCACTGCTACAAGCTACACGGCTGGTACGGCGTATGGTTCTAGCAAAGCCGCTTTCAAGCCTAGCTCTTCTGGTAGCATGATTATTTACGGTGGCGAAGTCAGCTCTGTGTCCCAGGTAGATGTGAGCGGCATGACCGAAGTTACCCTCCCGAATGGCATGACCTACTACGAAAAATAG
- a CDS encoding family 2A encapsulin nanocompartment shell protein, which yields MANEAEKNTGLNALGAKAAYNLANVTKTKPQFGALTPKWLTKFLEFKGLETGLFRVNKVVEGQTPLDVLCSATKKSDIIPEGYVEYETEPREYKLNSISTIINVNTAIEDVYSSPYDQVQEQLGLAIESLRERQESQLINNDDYGLLKNIADSQRIQPLRADGRPTPDDLDELISKVWKEPSFFLAHPRAIAAFARECTRRGVPPVVVDLAGSRFLTWRGIPLVPTDKLLVDGVKNPKSQGGKTNILLVRTGEAKRGVIGLFQAGLKNEHSRGLSVRFRGIDNKGVASYLLSLYCSAAILADDAIAVLEDVEVGEYYDYE from the coding sequence ATGGCAAATGAAGCAGAAAAGAACACGGGCCTTAACGCCCTCGGCGCCAAGGCCGCTTACAACCTGGCGAACGTCACCAAGACCAAGCCGCAATTTGGCGCGCTCACGCCCAAGTGGCTCACCAAGTTCCTTGAATTCAAGGGTCTCGAAACAGGTCTTTTCCGTGTGAACAAGGTCGTCGAAGGCCAGACACCGCTCGACGTTCTTTGCAGCGCTACCAAGAAGTCCGATATCATCCCGGAAGGCTACGTCGAATACGAAACCGAACCGCGCGAATACAAGCTCAATTCCATCTCCACGATCATCAACGTCAACACCGCTATCGAAGACGTTTACAGCTCCCCGTATGATCAGGTTCAGGAACAGCTCGGTCTCGCTATCGAATCTCTCCGCGAACGTCAGGAAAGCCAGCTCATCAACAACGATGACTACGGCCTCTTGAAAAACATCGCTGACTCTCAGCGCATCCAGCCGCTCCGTGCCGATGGCCGCCCGACTCCGGACGATCTCGATGAACTCATTTCGAAGGTTTGGAAGGAACCGTCCTTCTTCCTCGCCCACCCGCGTGCTATTGCCGCTTTCGCCCGTGAATGCACCCGCCGTGGCGTGCCGCCTGTCGTTGTAGACCTCGCCGGTAGCAGATTCCTCACCTGGCGCGGCATTCCTCTCGTTCCGACCGACAAGCTCCTTGTCGATGGCGTGAAGAACCCGAAGTCTCAGGGTGGCAAGACCAACATTCTCCTCGTCCGTACTGGCGAAGCCAAGCGCGGCGTTATCGGTCTCTTCCAGGCCGGTCTCAAGAACGAACACTCCCGTGGCCTCTCTGTGCGTTTCCGCGGTATCGACAACAAGGGCGTTGCATCTTACCTCTTGTCTCTGTACTGCTCTGCCGCAATTCTCGCAGACGACGCTATCGCCGTGTTAGAAGATGTCGAGGTTGGCGAATACTATGACTACGAATAA
- a CDS encoding Mov34/MPN/PAD-1 family protein, which translates to MAKYSKNIYEQMVLAAKKAYPNECCGILVGKKSEQSETEVTEIREAENQFQGQKAVHFKIDPLYLYHLEQELDPRGLEIVGIYHSHPDCPAILSKEDEKYMVPGLEYVIMSVQNGEVVDVKSYKKAMPPLNRNN; encoded by the coding sequence ATGGCCAAATATAGTAAAAACATTTATGAACAAATGGTTTTAGCAGCCAAAAAAGCATATCCGAACGAATGCTGTGGCATTTTGGTGGGTAAAAAGTCCGAACAGAGCGAAACCGAAGTGACCGAAATTCGCGAAGCCGAGAACCAGTTTCAAGGGCAAAAAGCAGTCCACTTCAAAATAGACCCGCTATATCTTTACCACTTGGAACAAGAACTTGATCCGCGCGGTCTTGAAATTGTCGGCATTTACCATTCGCACCCCGACTGCCCCGCCATTCTCTCCAAAGAAGACGAAAAATACATGGTCCCCGGCCTCGAATACGTCATCATGTCCGTACAAAACGGCGAAGTCGTGGATGTGAAAAGCTACAAGAAGGCGATGCCGCCACTCAATAGGAATAACTAA
- the thiF gene encoding thiazole biosynthesis adenylyltransferase ThiF, with protein MRIYISATLRNFFGKNAQVSVPENTVRKALANLISTYPEGEKVLFDENNKLRSFIKIYLNGKNLNVETLWDATLEDDSEILLLPAIAGGAPIEESQSKHVESLISDERRKEVAFDDSEIERFGKHLMLKDIGVKGQKRIKAAKVVVIGVGALGSPVIQYLAAAGVGTIKAIDFDEVSLENLQSQVLHGTRDIKRPKVASAKDKVKNINKNIVFEAVKEQLDASNIEAEIEGYDLVIDCTDNYKARYLINDACALHGIPLVFGAIYQFEGQVGIFNLDGGPCLRCQYPSPPPAGLIPSCAEGGAISPLPGIIGSIQANEALKLILGIGEHLNGKILHVDSLYLSSRIFKVERDCHCPICGINPTITNVEDIDYEDLCGLKTTNETPVEGFTPEELAKRIDNGDDITIVDVREPHERAILRFPNAIVIPIGQLVRRQKELDPNKDTIFICKQGKRSELAINTLREAGYTGPLYNLKGGIDAMKDIMFSHEGAWL; from the coding sequence GTGAGAATTTATATATCAGCAACCCTTAGGAATTTCTTCGGGAAAAACGCGCAAGTCAGCGTCCCCGAAAACACGGTTAGAAAGGCTCTCGCCAATTTAATAAGTACTTATCCAGAAGGAGAAAAAGTCCTTTTTGATGAAAACAACAAGCTCAGAAGTTTCATCAAGATCTACCTCAACGGCAAGAATTTAAACGTCGAAACACTCTGGGACGCCACACTTGAAGACGATTCCGAGATTCTGCTTTTGCCCGCCATCGCAGGTGGCGCACCGATTGAAGAATCGCAAAGCAAACACGTCGAAAGCTTGATTTCTGACGAAAGACGCAAGGAAGTCGCTTTTGACGATAGCGAAATTGAACGCTTCGGCAAGCACCTGATGCTCAAAGACATCGGCGTCAAGGGCCAAAAGCGCATCAAGGCCGCAAAAGTCGTCGTCATTGGCGTTGGCGCACTCGGCTCTCCGGTGATCCAGTATCTCGCCGCCGCAGGCGTTGGCACCATCAAGGCCATCGACTTCGACGAAGTCTCGCTCGAAAACTTGCAAAGCCAGGTATTGCACGGCACACGCGACATCAAGCGTCCGAAGGTCGCCTCAGCAAAGGACAAAGTCAAAAACATCAACAAGAATATCGTCTTTGAAGCCGTCAAGGAACAGCTCGACGCATCGAACATCGAAGCCGAAATTGAAGGCTACGATCTCGTTATTGACTGCACGGACAACTACAAGGCTCGCTACCTGATCAACGACGCTTGCGCTCTGCACGGCATTCCGCTTGTGTTCGGCGCGATTTACCAGTTCGAAGGCCAAGTCGGCATTTTCAACTTGGATGGCGGTCCATGCTTGCGTTGCCAATACCCATCCCCTCCGCCGGCAGGGCTCATCCCCTCCTGTGCCGAAGGCGGTGCCATCAGCCCGCTCCCGGGAATCATCGGCAGCATCCAAGCAAACGAAGCGCTCAAGCTCATCTTGGGAATCGGTGAACACCTGAACGGCAAAATTCTCCACGTGGATAGTTTGTACTTATCTTCGAGAATTTTCAAGGTCGAACGCGATTGCCATTGCCCGATTTGCGGAATCAATCCGACAATCACAAACGTCGAAGATATCGACTACGAAGACCTTTGCGGATTGAAGACCACAAACGAAACGCCTGTGGAAGGATTCACGCCCGAAGAACTAGCCAAGCGCATCGACAACGGCGACGACATCACAATTGTTGACGTCCGCGAACCGCACGAACGCGCCATTTTGCGATTCCCGAACGCCATCGTGATTCCTATCGGACAGCTCGTTCGCAGACAAAAGGAACTCGATCCAAATAAGGATACGATTTTCATTTGTAAACAAGGCAAGCGTAGCGAACTTGCCATCAACACCTTGCGCGAAGCGGGTTACACCGGTCCTTTGTACAACTTAAAGGGCGGTATTGATGCGATGAAGGACATTATGTTCTCACACGAAGGCGCTTGGTTATAA